DNA sequence from the Streptomyces sp. MST-110588 genome:
GCAAAGTTTCCCTCGCCCATTCGTAGGGACTCCACAAAGAAACGGCGCCTCGGGGTTCACCCGCCCGTCGAGACCTTGACCACATCACGGCCGCTGAGTGGCGTACGGAATGCGGGCCTACCCTGGGACGGCAAGGGACTTCCGCTCCTCGCCGGCGCCGGGTGCACGCTCCGTGTGGGCAAGCTCACGCCGGGGAACGGGTCGGCACGAGGTGTCGCCAGTCCCTAAACTCGCCTTGTTTCAAGGAGGGAGCCATCGTGCGCAAGGTGCTCATCGCCAACCGAGGCGAAATCGCTGTTCGCGTTGCCCGTGCATGCCGGGACGCCGGGATCGGGAGCGTAGCCGTCTACGCGGACCCTGACCGGGACGCCCTGCACGTCCGCGCGGCAGACGAGGCATACGCCCTGGGCGGTGACACTCCTGCCACCAGCTACCTGGACATCGCCAAGGTCCTTGCCGCCGCCGCCGATTCGGGCGCCGACGCCATCCACCCGGGTTACGGCTTCCTCTCCGAGAACGCCGACTTCGCGCAGGCCGTCCTGGACGCCGGGCTGACCTGGATCGGCCCGCCGCCGCAGGCCATCCGCGACCTCGGTGACAAGGTGGCGGCCCGTCACATCGCCCAGCGCGCCGGTGCGCCGCTGGTCGCCGGCACCCCCGACCCGGTCTCCGGGGCGGATGAAGTCGTGGCCTTCGCCGAGGAGCACGGCCTGCCGATCGCCATCAAGGCGGCCTTCGGCGGTGGCGGTCGCGGCCTGAAGGTGGCGCGCACGCTGGAAGAGGTCCCGGAGCTGTACGACTCCGCCGTACGGGAGGCCGTGGCGGCCTTCGGGCGCGGCGAGTGCTTCGTGGAGCGCTACCTGGACCGTCCGCGGCACGTGGAGACCCAGTGCCTGGCCGACAAGCACGGCAACGTGGTCGTCGTCTCCACCCGTGACTGCTCCCTCCAGCGCCGCCACCAGAAGCTGGTCGAGGAGGCCCCGGCGCCCTTCCTGTCGGAAGAGCAGAACGCCGAGCTGTACCGCGCCTCCAAGGCCATCCTCAAGGAGGCCGGGTACGAGGGCGCGGGCACCTGCGAGTTCCTGGTCGGCCAGGACGGCACGATCTCCTTCCTGGAGGTCAACACCCGCCTCCAGGTCGAGCACCCGGTCACCGAAGAGGTCACCGGCATCGACCTCGTACGCGAGATGTTCCGCATCGCCGACGGCGAGGAGCTGGGGTACGACGACCCGGCGGTGCGCGGCCACTCCTTCGAGTTCCGCATCAACGGCGAGGACCCGGGCCGCAACTTCCTGCCCGCCCCCGGCACGGTGACGAGGTTCGACGCGCCGGCCGGCCCCGGTGTGCGCCTGGACGCGGGGGTGGAGGCCGGCTCGGTCATCGGCCCGGCCTGGGACTCCCTGCTCGCCAAGCTGGTCGTCACCGGCGCCACCCGCGAGCAGGCGCTCCAGCGGGCCGCCCGCGCGCTGGAGGAGTTCACGGTCGAGGGCATGGCCACCGCCATCCCCTTCCACCGTACGGTCGTCAAGGACCCGGCCTTCGCGCCCGAACTGACCGGCTCCACCGACCCGTTCACGGTCCACACCCGCTGGATCGAGACCGAGTTCAAGAACGAGATCCCGGCCTTCGCCGGCACCGGCACGGACGAGGCCGAGGCGGACAGCCGCGAGACGGTCGTCGTCGAGGTCGGCGGCAAGCGCCTGGAGGTCTCCCTGCCGTCCTCGCTGGGCATGCCGCTGGCCCGGGCCGCGGTCGCCGGCGGCGCCAAGCCCAAGCGCAAGGCGGGCAAGAAGTCCGGCTCCGCCGCCTCGGGTGACGCGCTCGCCTCGCCGATGCAGGGCACGATCGTCAAGGTCGCGGTCGAGGAGGGCCAGGAGGTGGCCGAGGGTGACCTGATCGTCGTCCTGGAGGCGATGAAGATGGAGCAGCCCCTCAACGCCCACCGGGCCGGCACCGTCAAGGGCCTGAACGCCGAGGTCGGCGCCTCCCTCTCCTCCGGCGCGGTCATCTGCGAGATCAAGGACTGACGGCAGCACCGTCACGTACGTACGCGAGGGGCGCCCGGCACAGCCGCCGGGCGCCCCTCGCGGCGTCTTCACCGCCTCGCGTGTGCGGGACGCACCGGAGGGACGGCCGAGATGCAGCTGATAGGGACAGCGGCGCGACTCGCGACTTTAG
Encoded proteins:
- a CDS encoding biotin carboxylase N-terminal domain-containing protein — encoded protein: MRKVLIANRGEIAVRVARACRDAGIGSVAVYADPDRDALHVRAADEAYALGGDTPATSYLDIAKVLAAAADSGADAIHPGYGFLSENADFAQAVLDAGLTWIGPPPQAIRDLGDKVAARHIAQRAGAPLVAGTPDPVSGADEVVAFAEEHGLPIAIKAAFGGGGRGLKVARTLEEVPELYDSAVREAVAAFGRGECFVERYLDRPRHVETQCLADKHGNVVVVSTRDCSLQRRHQKLVEEAPAPFLSEEQNAELYRASKAILKEAGYEGAGTCEFLVGQDGTISFLEVNTRLQVEHPVTEEVTGIDLVREMFRIADGEELGYDDPAVRGHSFEFRINGEDPGRNFLPAPGTVTRFDAPAGPGVRLDAGVEAGSVIGPAWDSLLAKLVVTGATREQALQRAARALEEFTVEGMATAIPFHRTVVKDPAFAPELTGSTDPFTVHTRWIETEFKNEIPAFAGTGTDEAEADSRETVVVEVGGKRLEVSLPSSLGMPLARAAVAGGAKPKRKAGKKSGSAASGDALASPMQGTIVKVAVEEGQEVAEGDLIVVLEAMKMEQPLNAHRAGTVKGLNAEVGASLSSGAVICEIKD